AGGTGTCATCTTCCACTTCAAAACCTTGAGCGCGCAAGCGATCGGCATAATCAAGCCCATAATACCAGCGCTGGTCATGCCCATGATACAGCCCCTGTTTTTCTTCTTTGGTCAAACTGGCATCAGAAAACGTTTTTGCTAAGCTATAATTGATAGGATCGTGAAAAACAGCATAGCCGCCGGGCTTTAATACCCGATACACCTCTCGCGTGGCCTTGGTATCTTCCGGCACCATCACTAATACCCCGATGGCAATGACCACATCAAACGTATTGTCTTCAAATGCAATGGCATCAATGGACATCACATGATCAGGCATGACCGTGATACTGTTGGTGAACGAGGTCATGTTGTCGGCCGTGAGATACTCAATAAACCGATTTTTACGAATAGTGGCCGTCAGGCAACTGTCCGGGGCAAAATGCAGTACTTTTTTGAGAGGCGCTTTATAAAACTCCAGGCGGTCGCGCAGGGTAAGGTAGGCATAACGGTGCCGTTCAAGGGACTTACAGCTTGGACAATAGGCATTTTGACGATACCGAAAAGGCATGAATGCTTTATAATGGCTTCCACAAATGGGGCATTCTACATTGCCGCCCATGCGATAGGGAATGCTTCTTACCTGTAAACGCACATTGCGTAAACGGTTCAGTAATGCCTGACTGTGAATTAATTGAGCGTAGGGTTTCATCTATGAACATACGATAAGGTATTACAAAATTCTTTCGTATGGTGTGGGTCAAGCAACAAGTATGTGCGGTGTGGCGACGCAGTAGCCTCCAACGTAAAGAACAATCTCTCTCTCAGTTTATATTCCTTTCATCTAAGATTCAAAAAGAGAATATTACGCTTCAAAAATCTTCACCATGTCCCGGTAATTTGTCGTATCAGCTATTTCAAAGTTTTTTTTGCCAATCGCCGCAAGGTCAATCCTCGAAGCGATACTGAGGCATTCTTCTAATGGGTAAAATGTATTATCAAACAATAATTCTAACTGATGGCTTAACAGTTGGGCCGTGCCATCCGTTCGGAGTGTAATAATAGGCTTTCCAAACGACATGGCCAAATCAATGGATCCGGAATGGTCAATTCTGGTAAAAGGCAATACCACCACATCAGCGGCATTAAAAAAATACTGTACTTCCGAGTCTTCAATGAAACGATGATGCCACAAAATGTCAGGATCATTGTTGCTTACTTCCATTAAAGATTTCCAATAATCAGCGTCGTAGCTTTTGCCCGCCATAAGTAAACGAGTGTTGGGAATCTGTAAGGCTGAATAGGCTTTTATCAACTGATGAAGCCCTTTGTAGGGTTTCATTTCTCCGAAAAACAGAAAGACAAACGCATTTTTGTCAATACTCAACTTTTGACGGCTTTCCTGTTTTGTCGAGTCATTGGGATAGTAGGCATGATATGGCAGATCCTGAATTACTGAAATAACAGCCGGCCGCAGTCCAAATCGTGAAATCGCCTCCTGTTTAGTAGTTTCAGAATACACTCTTATGTGCTCACATCGATGTAAAAAAAAGCGATACACCCATTTTTCGAGCCCTAACCAAATCCCGGCGTGGTTTTGCAGGTTGTGCAATGTATGTACGACCCTGACCTGTCTGATGGATTTTGCCCATACGATTTCGGCCACAAAGACAAGCGACTTCAACCAACTCCACCACAGCGATTTTCCAAGAATAAAACTGTGAACCCAATCGTAATATATCACGTCCGGATGATGCGCACTCATGGCCCGAAACGTGCTGCCTAATGTATATTTCTTACCAATTACGACCTGCATTCCGTGCTTTCGTAAATACCGCACCAATTCATATTGAAAGGGATTCTCGGCACCGGCATCCGGCAAAACGACTACTTTAAGCGATGAAGAAGGCAATGGGATGTCTATTTTTAAAATTCAGAACGACAAAAGTACAAAATGTGCTTAGAAAAGACTTCTTAAAGGCTTTCTATAACTGATGTCCGGCAAAAAGCTTCTGTTTTTACCGCCTTTAAGCCAGACGTACACTCTTTCAACCCCTTATTCAATGAAAAAAACGGTTCACCTTCTTCTTTTCGTCTTCAGTATTTCCGTGGCCTTTGCCCAACCGGCAGAGAAGCTCTATAAGGTCGTGGTAGCACCCGACCATTTTGACTGGACGTATAAAACGGGCGAGAATGTAAAGTTTACCCTCTCGGTTTTGCAAAACGGCAACCTCGTTAAAAATGCCCGCGTGCGTTATGAGATCGGCCCCGAAAAAATGGAACCCACTAAAAAAGAGACCATAACGCTTCCTACGGGCAGTATCACCCTTGACGGAGGCACGATGAAAACCGGAGGCTTTTTGCGCTGTGTTGCCATTGCCGAAATCGACGGTAAAGAATACCGCAACCTTGCCACGGCGGGGTTTGACCCGCTCAGTATTCAGCCAACGGTAGAAAACCCTGCCGATTTTGATACTTTCTGGCAAACAGCCAAGGCCGATCTGGCCAAAATACCGATGGACGCCAAAATGACTCTTTTGCCGGAGCGCTGCACCGAAACGGTAAATGTGTATCATCTCAATTTGCAGAATTTCCGCAACGGTGCCCGTTTGTACGGTATTTTGTGCGTACCCAAAAAAGAAGGAAAATACCCGGCACTTTTACACGTTCCCGGAGCAGGCGTTCGTGCTTACTACGGGGATGTTGCCAATGCGGCCAAAGGCATCATTACCCTGCAAATCGGTATTCACGGCATCCCTGTCACAATGGACCCGTCCGTATATCTTGACTTGGGCGCGGGTGCTTTCAATGGCTACATGAATTACGGCTCCGACGATCGCGACCGTTTTTATTACAAGCGCGTTTATTTAGGCTGTGTCAGGGCCAATGACTTTCTGACGAGTTTGCCCCAATACGACGGCAGCAATCTGGCCGTAACGGGCGGAAGCCAGGGCGGTGCGCTGTCTATTATTACGGCAGCACTTGATCCACGGGTCAAATGGCTGGGGGCTTTTTATCCTGCCTTATCAGATGTTACGGGTTATTTGAAAGGTCGTGCGGGCGGCTGGCCGCATTATTTTGACAAAAATGCACTGGCCTACAATAATAAACCTGAAAAAATAACGACACTGGGCTACTATGATGTGGTCAATTTTGCGCGTCGGGTGAAAGTACCGGGCTCTTATTCATGGGGATTCAACGACGAGACTTGCCCTCCTACGTCTATGTATGCGTCCTATAATGTAATTTCGGCTCCCAAAGAATTGTATTTAGCCCTCGAAACAGGTCACTGGACTTATCCCGAACAACAGGAACGGATGACCGCCTGGTTGGTCAATAAGCTCACCAATAAATAAACAAAAAGCCGAGTTAACACTCGGCTTTTTGTTTGGTTTTCAGGCTGTTTACACTTGATGAATCTCGACCGTTTCGTTGCTGTTTTGACGAACTCCTTTAGGCATGATGGCCCAGAGGATGATGTAAAAAACGATGACGGGTACGTGGATAAAAGCGAAAAAAGACGCTATCCACAAAATACGCATTAAGGTAGTATCTATGCCAAAATAGTCGGCTAAACCGGCAGCTACGCCACCTATTTTACTTTCGGAAGGGATTCGGTGCAATTGTTTCGTTGTCATGGCTTTATGTATTTTAATGTTTTTAAGGCTGTTATTTGTTTTCTTTGGCTGTTATGTTGAATCAAAGGTACTATGCATTACCAAGTAATCAAAACAGAGTTGGACCAATGGTGTAAGGATTGGGCAAACGGTCGTTTTTAGGGAAGAATAAAGAGAAATCAGCGCTTTCTAACCTGTATTTTAAAGGCTTCGGCAGGGTTATGAACCAGCAGTTGGTCAAAATCGGCTTGCGTAAAGCCTTTTTGACGCAGAATAGGAAATACTTTTTCAAACAGGGCGGTAAAACCTACGAAGCTTCCGCCATTGGGCTCACCGGGTTTGTACCAACCGGCATCGTGGGAAATGAGGACCCGATTCAATAAACGATTGGATTTGAGAAGGTCGA
Above is a window of Runella slithyformis DSM 19594 DNA encoding:
- a CDS encoding class I SAM-dependent methyltransferase; this encodes MKPYAQLIHSQALLNRLRNVRLQVRSIPYRMGGNVECPICGSHYKAFMPFRYRQNAYCPSCKSLERHRYAYLTLRDRLEFYKAPLKKVLHFAPDSCLTATIRKNRFIEYLTADNMTSFTNSITVMPDHVMSIDAIAFEDNTFDVVIAIGVLVMVPEDTKATREVYRVLKPGGYAVFHDPINYSLAKTFSDASLTKEEKQGLYHGHDQRWYYGLDYADRLRAQGFEVEDDTYAQQIDNKRYGISPNEKIYIARKKE
- a CDS encoding glycosyltransferase family 4 protein, whose amino-acid sequence is MPSSSLKVVVLPDAGAENPFQYELVRYLRKHGMQVVIGKKYTLGSTFRAMSAHHPDVIYYDWVHSFILGKSLWWSWLKSLVFVAEIVWAKSIRQVRVVHTLHNLQNHAGIWLGLEKWVYRFFLHRCEHIRVYSETTKQEAISRFGLRPAVISVIQDLPYHAYYPNDSTKQESRQKLSIDKNAFVFLFFGEMKPYKGLHQLIKAYSALQIPNTRLLMAGKSYDADYWKSLMEVSNNDPDILWHHRFIEDSEVQYFFNAADVVVLPFTRIDHSGSIDLAMSFGKPIITLRTDGTAQLLSHQLELLFDNTFYPLEECLSIASRIDLAAIGKKNFEIADTTNYRDMVKIFEA
- a CDS encoding acetylxylan esterase, with product MKKTVHLLLFVFSISVAFAQPAEKLYKVVVAPDHFDWTYKTGENVKFTLSVLQNGNLVKNARVRYEIGPEKMEPTKKETITLPTGSITLDGGTMKTGGFLRCVAIAEIDGKEYRNLATAGFDPLSIQPTVENPADFDTFWQTAKADLAKIPMDAKMTLLPERCTETVNVYHLNLQNFRNGARLYGILCVPKKEGKYPALLHVPGAGVRAYYGDVANAAKGIITLQIGIHGIPVTMDPSVYLDLGAGAFNGYMNYGSDDRDRFYYKRVYLGCVRANDFLTSLPQYDGSNLAVTGGSQGGALSIITAALDPRVKWLGAFYPALSDVTGYLKGRAGGWPHYFDKNALAYNNKPEKITTLGYYDVVNFARRVKVPGSYSWGFNDETCPPTSMYASYNVISAPKELYLALETGHWTYPEQQERMTAWLVNKLTNK
- a CDS encoding PspC domain-containing protein; this encodes MTTKQLHRIPSESKIGGVAAGLADYFGIDTTLMRILWIASFFAFIHVPVIVFYIILWAIMPKGVRQNSNETVEIHQV